The proteins below come from a single Streptomyces sp. M92 genomic window:
- a CDS encoding adenosine deaminase, whose amino-acid sequence MPLPKAELHLHIEGTLEPELAFELAARNGVSLPYADEDALREAYRFEDLQSFLNLYYELMAVLRTERDFEDLAGAYLARAAAQGVRHAEIFFDPQAHLARGVQMGTVVEGLWRALSTSQEKHGVSTRLIMCFLRDESAESAMETLDAAKPYLDRITGVGLDSAEVGHPPVKFREVYEAAAALGLRRVAHAGEEGPPAYVVEALDVLGVERIDHGLRSTEDPALVERLVRDRVPLTLCPLSNVRLRTVDTLADHPLPAMLDAGLMCTVNSDDPAYFGGYAGDNFDAVRQALGLTEDRLRQLARNSFLASFLEDDEELRARCLAEVDAYEFPAA is encoded by the coding sequence ATGCCCCTGCCCAAAGCTGAACTGCACCTCCACATCGAAGGCACCCTGGAACCGGAGCTGGCCTTCGAGCTGGCCGCCCGCAACGGCGTGTCCCTGCCGTACGCGGACGAGGACGCCCTGCGCGAGGCGTACCGCTTCGAGGACCTGCAGTCCTTCCTGAACCTGTACTACGAGCTGATGGCCGTCCTGCGCACCGAGCGGGACTTCGAGGACCTCGCGGGCGCCTACCTGGCCCGCGCCGCCGCGCAGGGCGTGCGGCACGCGGAGATCTTCTTCGACCCGCAGGCACACCTGGCCCGGGGTGTGCAGATGGGCACGGTCGTCGAGGGCCTGTGGCGGGCGCTGAGCACCAGCCAGGAGAAGCACGGCGTCTCGACCCGCCTGATCATGTGCTTCCTGCGCGACGAGTCCGCCGAGTCGGCGATGGAGACCCTGGACGCCGCCAAGCCGTACCTCGACCGCATCACCGGTGTCGGCCTGGACTCCGCCGAGGTCGGGCACCCGCCGGTGAAGTTCCGCGAGGTGTACGAGGCCGCCGCCGCCCTCGGGCTGCGCCGCGTCGCGCACGCCGGCGAGGAGGGGCCGCCCGCGTACGTCGTCGAGGCCCTGGACGTCCTCGGCGTCGAGCGGATCGACCACGGCCTGCGCTCGACGGAGGACCCGGCGCTGGTCGAGCGGCTGGTCCGCGACCGCGTCCCGCTGACCCTGTGCCCCCTGTCCAACGTCCGCCTGCGCACGGTCGACACCCTCGCCGACCACCCGCTGCCCGCGATGCTCGACGCCGGGCTGATGTGCACGGTCAACTCCGACGACCCGGCCTACTTCGGCGGCTACGCCGGCGACAACTTCGACGCCGTGCGCCAAGCCCTCGGCCTCACCGAGGACCGGCTGCGGCAGCTGGCCCGCAACTCGTTCCTCGCCTCCTTCCTGGAGGACGACGAGGAACTGCGGGCGCGCTGCCTCGCGGAGGTGGACGCGTACGAGTTCCCGGCGGCGTAG
- a CDS encoding ribonuclease Z, with protein MSVRELVVLGTASQVPTRHRNHNGYLLRWDGEGILFDPGEGTQRQMLRAGVAAHDLNRICVTHFHGDHSLGLAGVIQRINLDQVPHEVTAHYPRSGQRFFDRLRYATAYRETVALTEAPVAADGPLAVTPAYTLDARKLSHPVESYGYRLTEPDGRRMLPDRLAAHGIKGPDVGRVQREGVLNGVPLDEVSEVRRGQRFAFVMDTRLCEGVHALAEGCDLLVIESTFLDEDETLATDHGHLTAGQAARVARDAGVRHLVLTHFSQRYSDPEEFERQARAAGYEGELTVARDLTRVPVPKRR; from the coding sequence ATGTCCGTACGTGAACTCGTCGTCCTCGGCACCGCCAGCCAGGTCCCGACCCGGCACCGTAACCACAACGGCTACCTGCTCCGCTGGGACGGCGAGGGCATCCTCTTCGACCCCGGCGAGGGCACGCAGCGCCAGATGCTGCGCGCCGGGGTCGCCGCCCACGACCTGAACCGGATCTGCGTCACCCACTTCCACGGCGACCACAGCCTCGGCCTCGCGGGCGTCATCCAGCGCATCAACCTCGACCAGGTCCCGCACGAGGTCACCGCCCACTACCCGCGCTCCGGGCAGCGCTTCTTCGACCGCCTGCGCTACGCCACCGCCTACCGCGAGACGGTCGCCCTCACCGAGGCCCCGGTCGCCGCCGACGGCCCCCTGGCCGTCACCCCCGCCTACACCCTCGACGCCCGCAAGCTCTCCCACCCCGTCGAGTCCTACGGCTACCGCCTCACCGAGCCGGACGGCCGGCGCATGCTGCCCGACCGCCTGGCCGCGCACGGCATCAAGGGCCCCGACGTGGGCCGCGTCCAGCGCGAGGGCGTCCTGAACGGCGTACCGCTGGACGAGGTCAGCGAGGTCCGCCGCGGCCAGCGGTTCGCGTTCGTCATGGACACCCGGCTGTGCGAGGGCGTGCACGCGCTCGCGGAGGGCTGCGACCTGCTGGTCATCGAGTCGACCTTCCTCGACGAGGACGAGACCCTGGCCACCGACCACGGCCACCTCACGGCGGGCCAGGCCGCACGCGTCGCCCGGGACGCGGGCGTGCGCCACCTGGTCCTGACCCACTTCAGCCAGCGCTACTCCGACCCGGAGGAGTTCGAGCGGCAGGCGAGGGCGGCCGGCTACGAGGGCGAGCTGACCGTGGCCCGCGACCTCACCCGCGTCCCCGTTCCGAAACGTCGGTGA
- a CDS encoding histidine triad nucleotide-binding protein, with protein MAGEPQDDCLFCKIVAGQIPATIVRETETTVAFRDINPQAPTHVLVIPKAHYRDAAALAAGAPEAAADVLRETQAVADDEKLDSYRIIFNTGSGAGQTVWHTHAHVLGGRGLEWPPG; from the coding sequence ATGGCGGGCGAGCCACAGGACGACTGCCTGTTCTGCAAGATCGTCGCAGGCCAGATCCCCGCGACGATCGTCCGCGAGACGGAGACGACCGTCGCCTTCCGCGACATAAACCCCCAGGCCCCCACCCACGTCCTGGTGATCCCCAAGGCCCACTACCGGGACGCCGCCGCCCTCGCGGCCGGCGCCCCGGAGGCCGCCGCCGACGTGCTGCGCGAGACCCAGGCGGTCGCCGACGACGAGAAGCTGGACAGCTACCGCATCATCTTCAACACCGGTTCCGGCGCGGGCCAGACCGTCTGGCACACCCACGCCCACGTCCTGGGCGGCCGCGGCCTCGAATGGCCCCCCGGATAG